The Cellulomonas sp. S1-8 genomic sequence CTCGCACCCGACGGTGGGTACCTGGGCGCGCTTCGCGGCGTCGAGCAGCCGCTTGCCCCGCTGGCCGCCCGCGTGCCGGAGCACGACGACGACGTCCGGGACGGGCGAGGCCAGGTAGGCCTCGGCGTCGAGCAGCAGCGCGTCGCCGGCCCGCTCGACACCCTCGACCAGCAGGACCTTGCCGTCGGCGAACAGCGACGGGCTCGTCAGGACGGTCAGCTCGCCCGTCGCGTACGTGGCCGCGTCCACACGCGTCACCTCCACGTCCGGGTCGCGCTCCCGCGCGAGGGCGACGATGCGCTCGCACGCCCGCTCGGCCAGCAGCTCCTCGGGTCCGCTGACCAGCACCACCGGCGCCGGCTCGGCGTGCGTCCACGGCACGCCCCCCGACGTCCCGCCGGTGCGGCCGCGTGCTGCTCCGCCGGTGCTGCGGGACGGACGGGCAGGGGTGCGGGAGGCCACGGCCCCAGCCTGCCAGACGGCGCCGACACGCCCTGCCCGCGACCGGCCCTCGGCGTCCCCTGAGCCTCGGCCCCGTCCAGACCTTCCCCCGGCCTCACCCCGGGCGTGGACGACGCAGCACGAGCACGGCCGCCGCCACGACGGCGACCGCCGCCGTCACGGCACCCCCGGCACCCGGCCACCACGCCAGGGACGCCCCCGGCAGCCCCGCCGCGCAGCGCGCCACCGCGGCGATCCACCAGCAGGCCGCGCCCGCGCCGGCCGCGACCACGCCCGCCGCCGCCGGCCAGGGCCCCGCGAGCAGCGCCGCCAGCAGGCCCAGCACGGTCGCGGGTGCCACCGCGGGCGCCACGACGAGGTTCGCCGCGACGGCCCACGGCCCGAGGGTCGGCCACAGGGCGAGCGTCACCGGCAGGCACCCCACCTGAGCCGCGACGGGCGCCGCGAGCAGCGCGGCCGCGTCGCGCCCGCACCGCGGGGACCACCGCTCGACGAGCGGACGGCCGAGGACGACCAGGCCCGCCGTGGCCGCGACCGAGAGCGCGAAGCCGACGTCCACCCCGAGCCAGGGGTCGGCGACGAGCAGGGCGACGACGGCCGCCGCCAGCGCCGCCGGACCCGCCGCGCGGCGGCCCGCGACCAGGCCGAGCAGGCCGACCCCACCCATGACGGCTGCCCGCACGACGCTCGGCGACGGGCCGACCACGAGCAGCAGACCCGTGCCGGCGAGCGCGACCGCGGCCACCCGCACCGGCAGCGGCGCACCCACGGCACCGGCGGCGGCGAGCACCAGGGCGCCGAGGATCGCGAAGTGGGCGCCGGACACCGCCATCACGTGGGCGAGCCCGGCGGCGCGCATCGCCGTGACGAGGTCCGCCGGCACGGCGCCGGTGTCGCCGACGGTCACGGCGGGCAGCAGCCCGCGCACGTCCGCCGGCATGCCCGCGGCGACCGTCCGGGCGGCGGCACGGACCCGGCCCGCCCCGGCATGCGCCGGGTGCGGCGCGCCGGTGACGGCCGGGTCGTCCCCCGCCCGCAGCACGACGGCGGCCCGTTCGCCGCGCGTCGTGGCGGTCAGGGTGCCGCGCAGCTGCACGGTCGAGCCCAGCGGCGGCGCCGCAGGGGCGACGACCTCGACCGGTGCCGCCACCCGGTGCCAGCGACCGTCGAACCGGAGCGCGGAGGCCGTCACCGTGAACCGCAGACGTGGGTCGGCGCCGCCTGCCGGACGCGAGCCGGTCGACACCCACCCGACGACCTCGACCGCCCGGCCCTGCGCGGCCGCGGCCGTGAGCGGCGCGGGAGCGCGCTGCTCCTGCGCGACCGCACCGCTGACGAGCACGGCGGCCGCGGTCGCGACGCCCAGCACGACGGCCGGCGCCGCGCGACGCAGCCGCCCGGGGCCGGTCGCACGTCCGGGGGTCGGTGCACCCGCACCCCGCACGACGTGCCGGACCGCCGCCGCCAGCACGACAGCCGCCGCACCGGCCAGCAGCGCACCGGGCAGCAGGACCGCACGCGCCACGGCCTGGGGGGCGTGCACCACGACCACCGCCGCGCACCACGCCGCGACGGCGGGCGGGACGAGCCTCAGGTCGAGCGCCACCGCGGCGACCGACGGCCCGACGCTCACACGCGCACCCGCGGGCGGAGCTCCGCGAGCAGCGCGGGTCCGATGCCGGAGACGTCGTCGAGCTCGTCGACGGTCGTGAAGGGGCTGCCTGCGCGGTGCTCGACGATCCGCGCGGCGAGCACCGGACCGACGCCCGGCAGCGCCTCGAGGGTCACGGCGTCGGCGGTGTTGAGGTCCACCAGGGCGTCCTGCGGGGGGCCGACCACGGCGGCGGGCGCCGCGCCGACCTGCGGCAGGACCAGCTGCTCACCGTCGGTGAGCACGCGCGCGAGGTTGACCCCGGCGAGGTCGGCCTCGGGCGTGCTGCCGCCGGCGGCGGCGACCGCCTCGGCGACCCGGGAGCCGAGCGGGAGCCGCACCACACCGGGGTCCGCGACCGCCCCGACGACGTGGACCACGAGCTCGTCCGCCGGGTCCGCCGCGTCGCCCGTCACGCGTCCGGCGACCGCCGGCGTCGGGAGCGCCACCGGCTCACCCTGGGGCGCGGCGGCGGACCGCAGCGCGACCCCGCCCGCGACGAGCGCGAGCAGCAGCACCGCCGTCCCGGCGGCCCGCCAACCCGGCACCCACCGCACCCGGGGGGTCGGGGCGACCGGGACCGTCGCCGCTGCGGCGGTCAGCGCCGTCGTCACGCTGGGGTCCCACGGCGCCGCGAGCGCGTCAGGCGCCGGCTCGCGCGGTGCGGGGCCGCGCGGGGTCCAGCCGGGGGGTGGAGCAGGCGACGGCGCGGTCGGGTCCGGCGTGGGCACGGTCGGGTCCGGCGCGAGCACGGCCGGCGCGGGCACCGGGTCGTCGCCGGCGCGATGTGCGGCGAGCGCGACGAGCCGGCGCGCGACGTCGGGCGCGGTGCGGGAGCGGTCGAGTGGCGGCATCGACCGCACGCTAGGACGACGGCACGCCGGCCCGTGCGCCCGCCGGTGGACCGGTGGACGAGACCGCGCGACGCCGGGGCTGTGGTCGGCTCACGCGAGCACCGCGGGACCGCCCGACGGCCCTACGCGTCCGTGACGACGACCGCCAGCAGGCCCGGCCCGACGTGCGCGGCCAGCACCGCGCCCGCGTCGGCGATCAGCACCTCGACCACGGGGACGCCCGCGTCCCGCACGAGGCGCTCGGCGACCTCCTCCGCGACGTCGGAGGGGCCGACGTGGTGCACGCCGATGCGCGCCGTGGTCCGACCGGCGAGGTCGGCGAGGGCGACCTGCTCGAGACGTTCGCGCGCGGCGCGCCGGGTGCGGACCTTCTCGCCCACGACGAGCCGGCCGTCCTGCAGCGACAGCAGCGGCCGCAGGCCCAGGACGGTGCCGAGCGCCGCGGCCGCCGTGCCGAGGCGACCGCCGCGGCGCAGGTGCTCGAGGGAGTCGACGAGGAACCACACGCGGCTGCTCTCGGCGGCGGTCGCGGCGACGCGGGCCACCTGCTCCGCGTCGGGCCAGACCGGGGCGGGTGCTCCCCGGTGCACCGCACGCGTCATCCAGCGCCGCACGGCGGCCCCGCGCCCGTCGTCCGGCAGGTCCCCCGCCGCCGGGTCGTCGGGGTCCGCGACGACCGGCGCACCCGCGTACCGTGCGGCGGCGACGGCCGCGAACCCGAAGCCCAGCGCGGCGGTGCGCGAGTCGACCACCCGCACGGGCACGGGGCTGACGGTCGCGGCCGTGCGGGCGGACCGCACGGTCCCCGACATCTCGCCCGACAGGTGCACCGAGACGATCTCGTGGGCGCCCGCGGCGGCGGCGCGCTCGTAGACGGCCGCGAACGCCGACGGCGGCGGCTGCGACGTCGTGACCTTCGCGCCGCGCTCGAGGGCGTGGAGCAGCTGCTCGGGTGTCACGTCGACGCCCTCGACGTACCGCACGCCGTCGATGGTGACGTCGAGCGGCACGACGTGCAGGCCCACGGACGCCGCGAGGCCCGGCGGCAGCGCAGCCGTGGAGTCGGTGACCACCGCGACCCGGGGCGGGCGCGGCGCGGCCCCGGGCGTCAGGCGGGCACCACGTTGACGAGCCGCGGGGCACGCACGACGACCGTGCGGACGTCGCGCCCCGCCAGCGCGCGCTGCACGCCGGCGTCCGCGAGCGCGAGCGCGCGCAGCTCGTCCTCACCGACGGAGGTCGCGACCTCGGCGCGGCCGCGGACCTTGCCCTGCACCTGGAAGACGCAGGTCAC encodes the following:
- a CDS encoding DegV family protein, with protein sequence MVTDSTAALPPGLAASVGLHVVPLDVTIDGVRYVEGVDVTPEQLLHALERGAKVTTSQPPPSAFAAVYERAAAAGAHEIVSVHLSGEMSGTVRSARTAATVSPVPVRVVDSRTAALGFGFAAVAAARYAGAPVVADPDDPAAGDLPDDGRGAAVRRWMTRAVHRGAPAPVWPDAEQVARVAATAAESSRVWFLVDSLEHLRRGGRLGTAAAALGTVLGLRPLLSLQDGRLVVGEKVRTRRAARERLEQVALADLAGRTTARIGVHHVGPSDVAEEVAERLVRDAGVPVVEVLIADAGAVLAAHVGPGLLAVVVTDA
- a CDS encoding ComEA family DNA-binding protein, translating into MPPLDRSRTAPDVARRLVALAAHRAGDDPVPAPAVLAPDPTVPTPDPTAPSPAPPPGWTPRGPAPREPAPDALAAPWDPSVTTALTAAAATVPVAPTPRVRWVPGWRAAGTAVLLLALVAGGVALRSAAAPQGEPVALPTPAVAGRVTGDAADPADELVVHVVGAVADPGVVRLPLGSRVAEAVAAAGGSTPEADLAGVNLARVLTDGEQLVLPQVGAAPAAVVGPPQDALVDLNTADAVTLEALPGVGPVLAARIVEHRAGSPFTTVDELDDVSGIGPALLAELRPRVRV
- a CDS encoding ComEC/Rec2 family competence protein — its product is MSVGPSVAAVALDLRLVPPAVAAWCAAVVVVHAPQAVARAVLLPGALLAGAAAVVLAAAVRHVVRGAGAPTPGRATGPGRLRRAAPAVVLGVATAAAVLVSGAVAQEQRAPAPLTAAAAQGRAVEVVGWVSTGSRPAGGADPRLRFTVTASALRFDGRWHRVAAPVEVVAPAAPPLGSTVQLRGTLTATTRGERAAVVLRAGDDPAVTGAPHPAHAGAGRVRAAARTVAAGMPADVRGLLPAVTVGDTGAVPADLVTAMRAAGLAHVMAVSGAHFAILGALVLAAAGAVGAPLPVRVAAVALAGTGLLLVVGPSPSVVRAAVMGGVGLLGLVAGRRAAGPAALAAAVVALLVADPWLGVDVGFALSVAATAGLVVLGRPLVERWSPRCGRDAAALLAAPVAAQVGCLPVTLALWPTLGPWAVAANLVVAPAVAPATVLGLLAALLAGPWPAAAGVVAAGAGAACWWIAAVARCAAGLPGASLAWWPGAGGAVTAAVAVVAAAVLVLRRPRPG